The Zerene cesonia ecotype Mississippi chromosome 29, Zerene_cesonia_1.1, whole genome shotgun sequence genome includes a region encoding these proteins:
- the LOC119837931 gene encoding octopamine receptor Oamb, whose amino-acid sequence MRSLNVTACAALLQDVRWDEPTSVASLAVLALIDVLVITGNCLVIAAVLCSSKLRSVTNLFIVSLAVADLLVGLAVLPFSATREVFKIWIFGDVWCSVWLAVDVWMCTASILNLCAISLDRYVAVTRPVSYPSIMSKKRAKALIAGVWVLSFVICFPPLVGWKDKRPQDEHQKGNPEIHPPCPWTCELTNDAGYVVYSALGSFYIPMFVMLFFYWRIYKAAVRTTKAINQGFRTTKGLGNRFDDNRLTLRIHRGRGSARPHGSPLSTASNHSTSTSLSASPERIRRHSSARRAHEKIKISISYPSSEQICPALENSRSPSRSPSPSLYAVHYERDGRELTESRLRVRPHHLTPGSLYDDLEDKPRTRRMGKRNIKAQVKRFRMETKAAKTLGIIVGGFVFCWLPFFSVYVVRAFCGDCVTPIIFSILFWLGYCNSAINPLIYALFSKDFRFAFKRIICKCFCAGGGSRRESDGTDNAVNRRPRPVHGHSHSLDEDAPASSADR is encoded by the exons GCAACTGCTTGGTGATAGCGGCCGTCCTCTGTTCCTCAAAGCTGCGTAGTGTGACGAATCTATTCATAGTTTCACTGGCGGTCGCGGATCTGTTGGTGGGCCTTGCCGTGCTACCGTTCTCTGCGACTAGGGAAGTTTttaag ATATGGATATTTGGAGACGTCTGGTGTTCCGTCTGGCTGGCCGTCGACGTCTGGATGTGCACAGCATCCATACTGAACCTGTGCGCCATCTCCCTCGACCGCTACGTAGCTGTCACCAGACCAGTTAGCTACCCATCCATAATGAGCAAGAAACGCGCTAAGGCCCTGATAGCTGGTGTCTGGGTTCTGTCCTTTGTGATCTGCTTTCCACCGTTGGTTGGATGGAAAGATAAAAGG CCGCAAGACGAGCATCAGAAAGGGAACCCAGAGATCCACCCTCCTTGCCCGTGGACCTGTGAACTTACCAACGACGCTGGCTACGTGGTATACTCCGCGCTCGGTTCCTTCTATATCCCTATGTTTGTGATGCTGTTCTTCTATTGGAGGATTTACAAAGCGGCTGTGAGAACCACGAAGGCAATTAACCAGGGATTTAGAACTACCAAAG GTTTAGGGAACCGTTTCGATGACAACCGCTTGACTCTCAGGATACACCGTGGCCGAGGTTCTGCAAGGCCTCACGGTTCACCACTATCGACAGCATCTAACCATTCTACTAGCACTTCGTTAAGCGCATCTCCAGAAAGAATTAGAAG GCATTCAAGTGCACGGAGAGCCCatgaaaaaatcaaaatttccaTCTCGTACCCTTCATCAGAACAGATATGTCCAGCTTTAGAGAACTCGAGATCGCCGAGTCGATCACCAAGCCCCTCCTTATATGCTGTTCATTATGAGAGAGATGGGAGGGAACTCACTGAGAGCAGATTGCGGGTGAGGCCTCATCACCTCACACCTGGTTCTTTATATGATGACTTGGAGGATAAACCAAGAACGAGGCGCATGggaaaaagaaacattaaagctcag GTCAAACGGTTTCGTATGGAGACAAAAGCTGCTAAGACCCTCGGCATCATCGTCGGCGGCTTTGTCTTTTGCTGGCTCCCTTTCTTCAGCGTGTACGTGGTGCGAGCATTCTGCGGGGACTGCGTGACTCCCATCATCTTCTCGATCTTGTTCTGGCTTGGCTATTGCAATTCTGCTATCAACCCTTTGATATATGCGTTATTCTCGAAGGATTTCAG GTTCGCTTTCAAGAGAATCATATGTAAGTGCTTCTGCGCTGGTGGCGGATCGCGAAGAGAATCAGACGGCACAGATAATGCAGTAAATCGGCGTCCTAGACCAGTGCACGGTCATTCACATTCTTTAGATGAAGATGCCCCCGCGTCTAGTGCTGATAG GTGA